cattcaaaaactatggactggcgatctgtccagggtgtgagcTGAGATAACCTCCAGTGTCAGGCGGCGAGTATACGAACACTAGCTTACCTTAAATCTAGAGTTTGAATGCGAGGACATCGGACCACCAGCACCTTCACATCTGTGGACAGAGGGTGTTACAGTGTTGGGTTCAGAGCCATGCGGTCATGTGAcaaagtcacacagacacagaatgaGTGGCGGTTGTGGTCTCTTACCGTCCAGATTCAGACTCTCTCGGTAGCCGCTGAGGTTGAGGTGTGTCACGCTGGAGCTCAGGTTTGTGACCACGCTCTTCAAGTGAGAACTGCTGAACTCACACCAGGACAAGTTCAGCTGCTCCATACTGCACATACAGAAGAAGAATTATTAACACACGGAACCCGTTTGGAGATCAGGTGAAAAGTGCAAACAGTGTCGTCTTCTGACCTGGAGCAGGATTTGATCATGTCAGCGACGGCAGCAGCGGAGAAGCCGGAGCAGCCGCTCAGATTCAGCTGCAGCAGGTTTGTGTTCTTAGCCAAagaactgagacacagagacgacATCAATTATACGCCAACACACAATTAACACATGCACATTCAGGGATTAGGATTTTTCTTAAGACTCAGAATCGACACTCAAAGTGACACATTAACTACATGAAAAATGCCCCTTAAGGGGGACTTAAAACAGATAATAAACATGATTAATCATTCaattaaacataaatatatatataaaaatgttgttttatttgtaaaaacgatctgttaattaataattatttagcGCCATCATTAACACCTCCCGTCACACACTTCAATCATCAACCGttatattttgcatttattataTTGCTTTTGAGACATTAAGAGAGATTAGAATAGATTTTTAattgatgttacaaataaacataacattttgtctttaagcgtaaaaaataaataaaaaaataaattgacgtttcagtccactagatggcgccaggtgctcactctcactagagtTGTCGTGCAAGAGTATTTCACAATACATGATTCCAGAAATAGTATTTCACAAGATTgagataatatcgtatcatgtgTTTctggtgattcccacccctactaaGATATGATCaataaatactgaaaaaaatatCTTAACATGAACAGTATGTACTGTAAGATGTTCCAGGGTAAATTGGAAAAATAGAACATTTATAACACAATAATGATGCTTTCTCCACTGTATTGTCTTATTCAGACTAAAGATCTAAATCTGTCCTTGTGAACATGATCAGCGATGAGGCCGAGCAGGAAACGGTGGAACACTCACTCGATGATGGCGTCTGAGAGCGGCAGACCCTCCAGACTGAGACACACCAGGTCCCTGCATCGACGGGTGATGCTCTCCAGAGCTGAGGTGGGGATGATGGAACTGGACAGATCCAGCTGAACCAGCTGTAGAGGCCTGAACAACCAGGAGGAGACACGATCATCAGGCTCAGGGTTTTGGTGGTTCAGAGTGGTTGgatgacgtttgtgtcactctgtaaatctctctgtcctcacaccaaagtccacagagaaaatcagtgattttacatcacagcacacaggagtccttgatccactgctgtgtccaacactgagttctaatgtgttattttgtgacttcagcgtTTGAAATTGTTAGTTTGGAATAATCCCGCCAACACAAACGTAtgacatgaggcagcagtagaccagcagctcctgtgtccctgagagcttaaaacactggttttctctatggggtttggtgcaggagagtgactggtttataaagtgacacaaacttcatttaaatgttggaAAACAACTTCTTAGATTCAAGACTACTCACCCTGAGCCTGGGAGGTGCAGCTCCTCCATGAAGGAGCGAGGGCAGCGCAGCCTGCGGAGCCCTGTTTTCAGAACCTGCCGCAGAGCTGAATCCATGTGAGTCAAACCCTCCAGATCCACGCTGTGCCACAGCGACTCGTCCAAcctgagacagaaacacaggcaGGACATCAGCCGACCAGAGTTCCATCTCGTGTCTGAGGAGGTTTTATTTGTACAATCTCCTTTATATTTTGAGTGTGGAGCAGTGGAGCTGTAGACTCACACTAAACGGTGCCAGCGTTTGCAGATTCTGGACATCCTGAGGAGATCCTGCAGGGGGAGGCAGAAGAGGATCTTGAGAAGCAGCTCGTCTGGTAGGTGGTCCCAAGAAATGGCTGCAAATGGGGGGAATAACACAGTCAGAAAACTCACAATCACTTTCTTGTTCTTTCTAAAAAAGTTTtctgtcttcatccacacaaagaTGGTGTGGTCAAGATTCTTCAAAGGTCAGAAGAATCCTCCTCGTACCTGACGTGggctccttcttcctcctcggCCTCTTGGCCAGAACAAAGTGTCCGCAGTCGTTTTCTTTGCCTTTGCCGACGAGCCGCTGCAGCTTGTGT
This Solea solea chromosome 19, fSolSol10.1, whole genome shotgun sequence DNA region includes the following protein-coding sequences:
- the skp2 gene encoding S-phase kinase-associated protein 2, whose translation is MNTDSMPLQELPCLSLQGSMLAQSHKRKSRHCPSEGLDTECTPTDLIQQSSPRHKLQRLVGKGKENDCGHFVLAKRPRRKKEPTSAISWDHLPDELLLKILFCLPLQDLLRMSRICKRWHRLVLDESLWHSVDLEGLTHMDSALRQVLKTGLRRLRCPRSFMEELHLPGSGPLQLVQLDLSSSIIPTSALESITRRCRDLVCLSLEGLPLSDAIIDSLAKNTNLLQLNLSGCSGFSAAAVADMIKSCSSMEQLNLSWCEFSSSHLKSVVTNLSSSVTHLNLSGYRESLNLDDVKVLVVRCPRIQTLDLSDSTLIMADSFPVLAQLKHLQHLSLSRCYHIHLAALTDLGKTLPSLSLLDVYGLVPDNQLATLKKELPRISVNSRPFSGIARATPASTLVGAVSGDRSMYGSRCRLRFTL